The Parashewanella spongiae genome has a window encoding:
- a CDS encoding UPF0149 family protein, with product MSTPPSLQIEKLMAILMAEGIGLHPSELHGTIVGIISGGVEQTTEAWQPLLIELSNNNEPFPPSVQSQLNELYQDTLNRLDDFDFGFTLLLPEEEEPLNVRVDALFLWVNNFLSALAIAQPKLNDSSERIQQYIEVMSNIFSDGAEVGDDEDSESAFFELLDFVREAAMNCYSEFAPEVMVDDSTNCNTLH from the coding sequence ATGAGCACCCCTCCGTCATTACAGATTGAAAAATTAATGGCTATTTTAATGGCTGAAGGTATCGGCTTACATCCTTCAGAATTACATGGAACTATAGTGGGGATAATCAGTGGCGGAGTTGAACAAACTACTGAGGCTTGGCAACCATTACTCATTGAGTTAAGCAATAATAATGAACCTTTCCCACCATCTGTTCAAAGTCAGCTTAATGAGCTCTATCAAGATACACTAAACCGTTTAGACGACTTCGACTTCGGCTTTACTTTACTATTGCCTGAAGAAGAAGAGCCACTAAATGTGAGAGTTGATGCGTTATTTTTATGGGTCAATAATTTCCTTTCTGCACTTGCTATCGCACAACCTAAACTCAATGATTCGTCTGAACGCATTCAACAGTACATTGAAGTAATGAGTAATATTTTCTCCGATGGTGCTGAAGTTGGTGATGACGAAGACTCAGAGTCTGCTTTTTTTGAATTATTAGACTTTGTTCGAGAAGCGGCAATGAATTGTTATTCAGAATTTGCCCCTGAAGTCATGGTTGATGATAGTACCAACTGCAATACACTTCACTAG
- the ubiH gene encoding 2-octaprenyl-6-methoxyphenyl hydroxylase — MTIKPSQLKQTQQNQDKNAINHYDVVIIGGAMVGSVLALGLEQLTKRHNKTLDIAIIEAFAPSSDHPGFDARAIALAHGSIQALTQLDIWQHISELGTAIKHIHISDRGHFGMTELDANSFNIASMGEVIELNPVGYKLFKELQKSSIDIICPAKLDKIEANDEFHHVKLDSGQVLTTKLIVAADGAQSSVRMQFNLPQEEIDFKQTALIANISLQKSHKNRAWERFTNSGPLALLPMSPSNGQQRLSMVWALDPDNAELMKQATKPVFLNSLQQAFGFRAGQFIDVGERYSYPLKLTYMPRPIHHRCLFVGNAAQTLHPIAGQGFNLGLRDIMGVLDVIEHALIENLPMGNVAMTHAYLKAREKDRMNTINRVEFLVRGFSNDLWPLTLGRNLGLRLLSWLPPLKAPIASKAMGFTTDTIL; from the coding sequence ATGACAATCAAGCCTTCCCAATTGAAGCAAACTCAGCAAAATCAAGATAAAAATGCTATTAATCACTATGATGTAGTCATTATTGGTGGTGCTATGGTTGGTTCGGTATTAGCGCTCGGACTTGAACAGTTAACCAAAAGACATAATAAAACCCTAGATATTGCCATTATTGAAGCATTTGCACCAAGCTCTGATCACCCAGGGTTTGATGCTCGTGCAATCGCATTAGCACACGGTAGTATTCAAGCATTAACTCAACTTGATATTTGGCAGCATATTAGTGAATTAGGTACGGCAATTAAGCATATTCATATTTCAGATCGCGGCCACTTTGGCATGACTGAATTAGATGCTAACAGCTTTAACATTGCATCGATGGGCGAAGTAATTGAACTCAACCCCGTTGGTTATAAGCTTTTTAAAGAGTTACAAAAATCATCTATTGACATCATTTGCCCTGCTAAGCTCGACAAGATTGAAGCTAATGATGAGTTTCACCATGTTAAGCTTGACTCAGGTCAAGTGCTGACTACAAAACTAATCGTTGCTGCCGATGGTGCTCAGTCATCCGTACGCATGCAATTCAATTTACCTCAAGAAGAAATTGATTTTAAACAAACAGCGTTAATCGCTAACATCAGCTTGCAAAAATCGCACAAAAATCGAGCTTGGGAGCGCTTTACAAACAGCGGGCCTTTAGCATTATTACCAATGAGCCCGTCTAATGGTCAGCAACGTTTATCTATGGTTTGGGCGCTTGATCCGGATAATGCCGAACTAATGAAGCAAGCAACCAAGCCTGTGTTTTTGAACTCACTACAACAAGCATTTGGTTTTCGTGCAGGACAATTTATCGATGTTGGAGAGCGCTATTCTTACCCTCTAAAATTGACTTACATGCCAAGACCAATCCACCATAGGTGTTTATTTGTCGGTAATGCTGCACAAACTTTGCACCCTATCGCTGGGCAAGGATTTAATCTAGGGTTACGAGATATTATGGGTGTGCTTGATGTCATTGAACACGCGCTTATTGAAAATTTACCAATGGGCAATGTGGCAATGACTCACGCCTATTTAAAAGCTCGTGAGAAAGACAGAATGAATACAATTAATCGAGTTGAGTTTTTAGTCCGTGGTTTTTCTAATGATCTTTGGCCACTTACATTAGGACGAAATCTTGGATTACGGCTGTTATCTTGGTTGCCGCCGCTCAAAGCTCCTATTGCAAGCAAGGCCATGGGTTTCACCACAGACACAATTTTATAA
- the zapA gene encoding cell division protein ZapA — protein sequence MSNRAIDITLLGRTYSIACPAEQEEALIKIAENLEKQLSDLKTRSNSLCREEIVIMAALNIGHELYTEQRRNQDYVSQMDERINLLQSTLEEALVVRSSK from the coding sequence ATGAGTAACAGGGCCATTGATATAACGTTACTGGGTCGGACCTACTCAATTGCATGTCCGGCAGAACAAGAAGAAGCACTGATTAAAATTGCTGAAAATCTTGAAAAACAGTTAAGTGACTTAAAAACTCGCTCAAACAGTTTATGCCGCGAAGAAATCGTGATTATGGCCGCACTAAATATTGGTCATGAATTGTATACTGAGCAACGTCGAAATCAGGATTATGTCTCACAAATGGATGAGCGGATCAATTTGCTTCAATCGACGTTAGAAGAAGCGTTAGTAGTACGTAGCTCGAAGTAA
- a CDS encoding FAD-dependent monooxygenase: protein MFNTQSYDVAIVGGGMVGLATAIGLAQANINTIIIDAGSVEAVSGEPKLRVSAINKASQTLLENIGAWQYINQERLGGYDTMEVWTKDGLGSIKFDAKSQNESLLGNIIENDNISNSLIKRAAELEQLTHIENVKVANIALGDREAWLTLENGDNLTAAVVIAADGANSWVRQQSKIPLSFWDYDHHAIVATIKTEVPHQHCARQVFLSSGPLAFLPLNQDNLCSIVWSVSPQKAKTLLAMDDNEFSKSLTAAFDSRLGLCSVESKRLSFPLKMRYARHFARQRLILAGDAAHTIHPLAGQGVNLGFLDSASIIETLSELKLQGKDLGEYQNLRQLERWRKAEAIEMIAAMESIKRLFSGDNIFKKALCDFGLNFVDKFEILKTVFAKQALGQKARLPKLCNTNYSN from the coding sequence ATGTTTAATACCCAAAGCTATGACGTAGCCATTGTTGGTGGCGGCATGGTCGGATTAGCTACCGCAATAGGATTAGCACAAGCTAATATCAATACAATTATCATTGATGCTGGTTCTGTTGAAGCCGTGAGTGGCGAGCCTAAACTTAGAGTCAGCGCGATTAACAAAGCCAGCCAAACCCTTCTTGAGAATATTGGTGCATGGCAATATATCAACCAAGAACGATTGGGCGGGTATGACACTATGGAAGTGTGGACAAAAGATGGTTTAGGCTCAATAAAATTTGATGCCAAGAGCCAGAACGAATCACTGCTAGGCAACATTATAGAAAACGATAATATCAGCAACTCACTAATTAAACGTGCAGCTGAACTCGAGCAACTTACTCACATTGAAAACGTAAAAGTGGCCAATATTGCTTTGGGTGATCGTGAAGCTTGGTTAACCCTCGAGAATGGTGACAACCTCACTGCAGCGGTTGTAATAGCCGCTGATGGTGCGAACTCTTGGGTAAGACAGCAAAGTAAAATTCCACTCAGTTTTTGGGATTATGATCATCATGCTATTGTTGCAACCATAAAAACTGAAGTTCCACATCAACATTGTGCCAGACAAGTATTCTTAAGCAGCGGTCCTTTGGCTTTTTTACCATTAAACCAAGACAATTTGTGCTCTATTGTATGGTCAGTGTCCCCGCAAAAAGCAAAAACCTTATTAGCAATGGACGATAACGAATTTTCCAAATCTCTTACAGCCGCTTTTGATTCAAGATTAGGTTTGTGTAGTGTTGAAAGTAAGCGTTTAAGCTTCCCATTAAAAATGCGTTATGCTCGACATTTTGCAAGACAGCGATTGATCCTTGCTGGTGATGCGGCTCACACCATTCACCCCCTTGCAGGACAGGGGGTCAATTTAGGCTTTCTTGATTCAGCCAGTATCATTGAAACTCTGTCTGAATTAAAGCTTCAAGGCAAAGACTTAGGTGAATATCAAAATCTCCGCCAACTTGAACGTTGGAGAAAAGCTGAAGCTATAGAAATGATAGCCGCCATGGAGTCGATAAAGCGTTTATTCAGTGGCGACAATATATTCAAAAAAGCCCTATGTGACTTTGGATTAAATTTTGTCGATAAGTTTGAAATACTGAAAACTGTATTCGCTAAACAAGCCTTAGGGCAAAAGGCTCGACTTCCTAAGCTGTGTAATACCAATTACAGTAATTAA
- a CDS encoding TnsA endonuclease N-terminal domain-containing protein, translating into MYIRNLRKASPNKSVLKFVSIKTNKIVMCEGTIEFDACFHHEFDEDVVSFESQPKGYKYHFEGKELPYTPDAVITFKDQTKQYIEYKAIRQALKSEFKVRFKARNRAGLCFDELFSK; encoded by the coding sequence ATGTACATCAGAAATCTTCGCAAAGCTTCTCCCAATAAAAGCGTTCTTAAATTTGTGAGTATAAAAACAAATAAAATAGTTATGTGTGAAGGTACTATTGAGTTTGACGCTTGTTTTCATCATGAATTTGACGAGGACGTTGTTAGTTTTGAATCTCAGCCGAAAGGTTACAAGTATCATTTTGAAGGAAAGGAGCTTCCGTATACCCCAGACGCAGTGATCACTTTTAAAGATCAGACTAAACAATATATTGAATATAAAGCAATCAGGCAAGCGCTAAAGTCTGAGTTCAAAGTGCGATTTAAGGCCAGAAACAGGGCGGGATTATGCTTTGATGAATTATTCTCCAAATAA
- a CDS encoding ISAs1 family transposase has protein sequence MNTDLSLIMDVMKEIEQVEDYRVEANKEYDLADIIFLTIAAVLCGATGWKAINIFGEAQLDWLRQYRPFSNGIPTQHSIGRIIRGVKAESMMSCFINFSNTLRERDGKEHISFDGKVACGSKHGDDIAALQLMTAMVVDNGLIIRQQETSTKTNEIPVMQSMLKHMDIENAVITADAMHCQKETATLIREGKGDYVLQVKKNQGKLLAEIEAYFHKCYRDTPELLKQNHFTELDGEHGRINERHYRLLPITNWFDETAKFVGSQAVVEVTRMREMKNKSSHETSYYITSLASDVEGIAGYIRKHWAIENSQHWVLDVTFKEDDCKIYADDGAKNLATIRRKVLNLIKNHSSKDSVAGKIQRACWDAKFRAEILFGE, from the coding sequence ATGAATACTGATTTGAGTCTGATTATGGACGTAATGAAAGAGATTGAACAAGTTGAAGATTATCGTGTTGAAGCTAATAAAGAGTATGATTTAGCTGATATTATTTTTCTTACAATTGCCGCAGTGCTTTGTGGTGCTACAGGCTGGAAAGCCATCAACATTTTCGGTGAAGCTCAATTAGATTGGTTAAGACAATATCGGCCATTTAGTAATGGCATCCCGACACAACACTCAATCGGACGGATAATTAGAGGTGTTAAAGCCGAAAGTATGATGTCTTGCTTTATTAACTTTTCCAATACATTACGGGAGCGAGATGGTAAAGAGCATATCAGTTTTGATGGTAAAGTTGCTTGTGGCTCTAAACACGGTGATGACATAGCGGCGCTTCAACTAATGACGGCAATGGTTGTAGATAATGGGCTGATAATACGTCAACAAGAAACGTCGACCAAAACGAATGAAATCCCAGTAATGCAATCCATGCTAAAACACATGGATATTGAAAATGCAGTGATTACCGCTGACGCCATGCACTGCCAGAAAGAAACTGCAACCTTAATACGTGAAGGAAAAGGTGATTACGTTCTTCAAGTGAAAAAGAATCAAGGTAAATTACTTGCTGAAATAGAAGCTTATTTTCATAAGTGCTATCGAGACACACCAGAGCTTTTAAAGCAGAATCACTTTACAGAGTTAGACGGTGAGCACGGACGAATAAATGAAAGACATTATCGCCTTTTGCCAATTACAAATTGGTTTGACGAAACGGCTAAATTTGTAGGCAGTCAGGCCGTTGTTGAAGTCACTCGGATGCGAGAAATGAAGAATAAATCAAGCCATGAAACGTCTTATTACATAACCTCGTTAGCCAGTGACGTGGAAGGCATCGCTGGATATATACGGAAGCACTGGGCAATTGAAAATAGTCAGCATTGGGTTCTCGATGTCACTTTTAAAGAGGATGACTGTAAAATTTATGCTGATGATGGTGCAAAAAATTTAGCAACTATTAGGCGAAAGGTTTTGAACTTAATTAAAAATCACTCTTCAAAAGACAGTGTGGCTGGCAAGATACAGCGAGCCTGCTGGGATGCAAAATTTAGGGCTGAGATTTTATTTGGAGAATAA